The window TACAATTCATAAACTCAAAACTCATATTAATCTACGTCTAAAAGAAATGGAAATTTCTTACAAATCTACCTATAAATATCAATTAGAAATTCTTTCTAACGTCTTCAGAAATTGAAATGGAGACTAAAAAATATAAAAACTATTTAATTTACCTAAACTTTAAAGCTTAATATCAAATAGTACAAAACTCAACAACAAAAATTTTACTAGCTCTAACTTTACAACAGATAACACTCTTTATAATAAGCTATAGGCAAATTAAATAATATTACTACAACATACATTGCAAAAAAATACACATAAAAATCTTTATTTTTTTACTTCCAAGATCTATGACAGTAGACATATTGATATTTTCTAAACTAAAATTTATACTAAAATACACTAATTAAAGTTATATATAATCGAATACAAAATTCGTACTAATTTACATTTAAAAATGTAGTAAATTTATATATTTCAATCTTAACAAATTATTATATATAAATATGCAAATTTAAAGTAAATAAAATATCATTTTTTATTTAAAATATTTAAAAATCGATGCTGAAAATACTTTCTTATCTCCTCACTGTACTAAACACTTCTGTACTATTAGCTACTATTCTAATATCTTGAAATACATCCTAGAATAACTTTAAATAGTATAATTGCTCACATTGTTTTATTCACTATATGATGTACATTAAATACATATTCAAAAGAGAGGATTACTTCATGATTACTAATTTTTTTAAAAAATTTTTATTTATTTCACTCCTAACTACTTTAGGGGCTACAGAAAATGAAAACTCAACAGTCTTAATAGAACAAAATTTAACTGAATTAGAAAATATTCAAAATGATAACGAAAATACACAACATAATCACAGTCTAAATCTTAACGAAGAACTATTATTACAAAATGATGATAGAAAAGAAATCAAATTTATTGAAGCTCAAAAAATAGGAGAAAATGCTGACCTCATTTTTAATATAATAGAAACTGCTACAAATAACTACAACAAAATAACTAAAGATAACAAAAAAATTGAAAAGTCAGACCAAGAAGGAATGAAAACTGCATTTGACAAAATCATACTCGACAATAACAAACCACTAAGCCAGAATACAAACAAAATATATAGAGAAGCATTATACTTATCTTTAGATTGGGACATAAATACCCTAAAAAATTTCAAAGAACAACTTATCTTCTCAATAGAAAAAGTAAAAACCACGCACTTACATACACAAATGGTAAAAATAGGAATTAACATCCAAATATACTCTGAAATAGCATTATATACAGTTTGTTGCAACAGTAAAACAAAAAATAACCTTTATAATAAAAAATTAACCACTGAAGATTTAAAAAATATAAAAACCCAAATTGATGAAATTATGACCCTAAGGAAACAATGGCAAGCGCTTATAAATAAAAATAATTATATCGGATTCTTTCACAATGAGTTACTTAAAGAAGCTAAGGAAGTACTTAATAACATAAAAACAATAAATACAGAAATCCAAACAATTCTAAAAGATAAAAAATCATAAACTTTAACTTAAATACAGTTTAACAAACAAAGGAAAAAAAATATATATTTTTTTCCTTTGTTACTTTACATCAACCTAAGCAAACTAATTAAAGACTAGTTTATACTAAATACAATATATGTTTACATTTTTTCCAATAGAAATACTAATCTATATAAAATAGCAAATATAAAAAATATTAACTTTAATATAAAAAAATCTAATTGGATTTACACTTTTTAAAACTAATTTACTTGATTTAAATCTACTTATTTAATAATGAAGACACTATTGACATTAATGTTAACAATATTCCTACATTAAGGATAATGATTGTTCCAAGCATCCAATTATGTAAATTTAATGTGCCTTTAAGTTCTGAAATTGACTTATCTATCTTTACATTTAAGTTGCTCTCAATAATATTAATTTTATTATTAAGCTCTATCTTATTAATTCCCATATCTTTTCTAACAAGAAAAACCTCATTACCTACAGAAATGATATCTGTTTTTAATTCAATCCTTACATTATCTATCTTATTATCAAGCTCAACATTAACTTCCTTAATATCAGATTTTAAGCTTACCCCTACCTTTTCCAGCTTAAGATGAAAATTATTTTCAACAGTATTTATCGTCCACCAAGATCTTTTATATCGGATTTTAATTCCATCTTAATAAGCTCAAGATCCTTATAAGTTAGCTCATTTTTATAATACCTATAATACAAATCATCAGCAATATCTCTATTAATCCCAGCTTTAATTAGTTCAGCTAAAACCATTTGCTGTGTAATTACTCTTCACGGATGGCCCATAAAGTAATCCCCTTATGTAAAATTATATAATATTTTAAATGTTATAGGAACTTATCTTAATAAAATACATCCAGTGAATCATCATAGGTCTTTCCATCAGGTCTGTACTTATACACTATAAAATATAATAAACTTGCTACTAAAATCTCTTCTAAAAACACAAATTACCATTTAAAATATATAAATATATTTTAAAAAATCCCAATTGCCCACTTATACATCCTTATTAATTGTTTACCTTAAACTTTATATAAATCGATGACAAATTCAGTCAATATACAAGTAAAAAACATATATTGATCTAAAAAATAGATAGTTGACCAAAAATATGAATTAATACATATTTTTCCAAAACATAAATATTGTTTTTATAACAATATTTATTAGCTTGTACTAATTAACAGTAATATTGATTCTACATTTTACTGCCAGATTAATGTTAAATAGTATTTATAGCTCTTAAATATCCTATTACTTACAAATAATATCTTTTTACTGTATATTCATATGTAATGAGATTTACATAACAATTGCTCAAACCATTACCACTCGTAAAATGGTTCTAAATAAACTCATCAAAACCGATATTAATAAAGATATTGCTGCTAATTTATATTAAAAATACGATAAAAATGAATATAATCATATTCACAAAAGATGTGGAATACTTAGAGAGCACCTTTAACCTCAAGATCTAAATGTTAGAGAATTCAACTTAACCCGAGATTATATCAACTAAAACTGATCTGGATAACAACATTGAAAACGACTTAAATGCAAGAATCAATACTATTTAATATTTGATTTAAACTTTGAATTATGGTTAATAGTTATTAGACGTACAAATAAAATTTTTATCACAACAACTACTTTCATATATCTTTTTTTTAAAAAGAAAAGTTTACTTTCTAACAATAATTAAGTTATAATAAATGTTGGAAATTCATCTAAAGGAGTTTTATATGATGGAAACAAAAAAGCCTACAAATAAATATCAACACAAATTAATCGTTTTAATATCTACGTTAAATTACATGAACTTTAAATTTAAAAAATACACTCAAAGTGACATCCTTTATTATTTTAATAATAATATTAAAAAAAACAGTCAAAAGCCTGCTAAAATTAAAACACTACAAAACTATTTATATAAGTTAGAAAAAATATTTAAAATCACAATTAATTATTACAGACATTTGGGTGTCAACATGGGCACTGAAATTAATTATATACTCAAATATCCTAAAAAAGAATGTTACCATATCATCAATAAATATTTTAAAGAGAAAAAAGAGACAAGACATAAAAATCGTGTTAATGCATATCTTAAAAAGAATTGCATTAAAAATAGCAGTGTAAAAAAAGAGGAGTGTTATTATAATTACTATAATAATAAAAAAGAAGAAAAAAACAAAACAAAATACATAGAAAAATTACAAATCAAAAAATATGCTAGAAAATGCAACTTTAAATCAAACACTTTCTTTTCTATTTTAGACTTAAAACTAGAAAAAAATGCTACAATTGAAATATTAAAAATTCTTAAAAGAACCGAAAATTTAATTCAAAATGATATATACAAAAAAAAGGATGATATTAAAATAAGAAAAAGTAAAACTATAAATAAAAGACTAGAATTAAATAGGATACTTTCTGAAATATTTATTGGTTTAAAAAATAAAGGATATGATGAAAAACAACTAACAGTTCAAATTCAAAACATATATAATCATTATAAAAATAAACCTCACTTCATTATAGAAAATAACAAATACGATGATTTAGAAAAAATCATAAAAAAACTTAAAAAGTCAATAACAAATACTGAATCAACTAAAAAAAAGGATGAGAGAGAAGTTAAAAATAATGTGTTTAGTATACTTCTTGATCAGTTTAAGCATAAAATAGATATACAAATCTTAAAAGATTACTTAAATAAACAAGACAAGTTGGAATATAATAAGCTATTCAATAGCCATTATTATTATGAACTTTTAAGCATTATAAATAGTAATATAAATTACTTAAAATCAGGAAAATTTGAAAATATTACCAGTTAAGGATTAAGCATGGATAATATATTAGAACGTCTCAAAAAAAAGAAATTAGAAATTAAAGTGAAAAAGGATAGGCCTATTTTCATAAAAATAGAGAGTAAAAACAACAGGACAATATATCATACAAAAATTATGAATGATTTATATATATTTGGAATTCATAGAAGACAAAAAAACAAATTCTTTATTTCGTTTAGAGAACTATTTAACCAAGACAAAATAAAAGCACTTAATCTTTTTTCTATAAGATACAATGATAAATTCTTAGGTATTTTCTATGGTTATAGAAAACCAGTACAGAATGTTGTAAAAAAATATGAGGAAAACGGCATTTTGAAAATGTCTACGTTTTCGAAAGTTTATTACATAGAGTTTAGATTTAAAAAAGGAAGTGTTTGTTGTTATATTAAAGGACTTGCTCGTTTACTAAAAAAAGAAAAGATTGATACGAAATATTATAAATCTTTAGTTGAAAAATTCACAAGTCTAGAAAAACAAGTATATGAGTTTTATGATAAAAAGTTAACAGATGGGAGTCTTATAAAAAAATGGATAGAAAAAAAACTACAATAATCACCATTGCATCTATTAAAGGTGGTGTTGGAAAAAGTATGATATCCATCGTATTTAGTTACCTCTTAAAAGATATGGATAAAAAAATATTATTAATAGATTTGGATCCACAAAATAGTTTAACTAGTTATTTTTTAAAATATATAAAAAATATTAACGATAATAATGTTTATTATCTCTTAAAAAGAGAACAAAAAGTTGTTTTTGACAAATTTTTGAACCGGATTAATGATAATATGTACATAGTTCCATCGCATCCAATTCTATGTAAATTTGAAAAAGAGAATATTCTTTACAAAGAACTTATATTAGAGTTTTATTTTGATAAAAATTTATCTAATTATAATTTTGATTATGTAATAATTGATACACCACCTAGTTTAAGTTCTTTAATATATAATGCCCTAAATGTTACAGATAAAGTTGTAGTGCCTATTCAAACTGAAAGATGGGCAGTAGAATCATTTCCTATATTGATGGATGAAATAAGAGAAGTTGAAATGATCAGAAAAAAAAATATAGAAGTGTCGATAATAGAAAATCAATTTATCAAAAATAGAAATACTTTCAAGGACATTGAAAAGCTTTTGAGTATAGAATACAACAATTTTATTAAGGGTAGGGTTCATTTTTCTAACGGTATTAAAGTTTTTATTAATGAATTAAGAGAACCTAATAGTCAAGAAATATTTTACACAGAGATAAAGAGTGCACTGGAGAGTATACTTTAAAAAAAGTCTGCCGGCAGACTTTTTTTAAAGATAATAAAAATTTAGGAGTTTTGAATGGTAGGGTCAAGAACAAAAGAAATTATTTTAAATACTAGGAAAAGTAGTATTCAATACTTTGAGAATGAAGAACTTGAATATAGAAGTTATAAGGATCAATTGCGTAGGATTGTGATACATGATATTGATAATAAAATCAAAACAATGCAGATTCTTCATCAAATAAGAGGAAAAAAACTTTATCTTATTGACGGTTACAAAAAATTTGAAGATTTTTTATCAGAATTCATAATATCTAGAAGTCAAGCTTTTCTATACTTAAAAATCTATAAAAAAGTATTAGATGGGAGCGTAAGTATAGAAGATATTAAGCAAAAGGGATTTAAAAGTGTTTATAGAGATGTGGTGAATTTAGCAACGGGAAGTAAGTCTTCAAAACTAAGTTCTATAAAACCATTAAAATTGCAACTTAAGAATCAAGAAAGTTATGATTTTTATAAAAAAAATGTAAAACTTACAGAATTTATATTAGATAAACTTTTTTCAGATGAAAAAAAAATATTAAAAAAATTAGTAAATGAATTTAACAGTTTAAAGGGCTAAGTATGAAAGGTGTTAGTGAATAATTTAGCATATATAATATACAGAATAAAAGCTTTAAAGAATGGGCTTTTTAAATAAGGTTTTTATTGAAATAACAACGATATTCATTTTAACTTATATTGACAATTATGATTTTAAAGTTTTAATGAAAAAAGTGAACTTATTAAAATATCAAATGATTAACATATCAAAAATTTTACTTAAAGCAATAAAAAGTAATCATTCAATACTACTAAAAAATTTTAAAATAAGAAATTATATCTTATTTGATTGATATAATTATCAATAACTATGTTAGTTATTATAGAAATAATAATTAAATTTTTTATGAACCAAAAGAGTTTTCATTAATCAATGTTGATTTTATTTTAAATTCGGTGTATATTATTTATCAGTAGTGCTATTCATTTTAGGACTACCTTTAGATGATCGGTTTCTAATAGCCTTTAGAGCTTGATTAACAATTCTACTAAGAATTGTTAATCAAGCTCTAAGATTTTTGTATTTTTATGTATTGATTTGGTCCAAAATCAGTAAAAAGTGAAAAAGGGTAGTAATTTTGCAGTTATCGTTAGAGTATTACATATTTTATTAAGCCAATAATGGCTGCTTTTGTTAAGGGAATTAAAACAATAATTGACGTGGTGTTAAAAGATAAGGGAAATGCAGATATGAATAAAACTGACTAAAATCAAAGAGAATATAAGTAATTTGTGCATTACTATTCCTTTTTTGTAATAATGGGATAGAAGAACTTGAGAAGAAAAATACTTTTTCTGACTCTCTTGTCAAAATAGGACATGGATTTCAAGAGATTTTTGGTTCCTTTGGGAATGCTCTTGGTGATGCTTTAGGTCTTACTGTAGTAAAATTTGGTGATAATAAAAGTGCAGTTGGGAAACACCTTGATAAGGTAAAAAAAGGATTAGAAAATACTAAGAATAAATTAAAAGAGCTCTCAGGTAAGATATCTGAAACAAAGAATGCTGATACTAAAGGTGTTGAAGATGCAATTAAAAACTCAAGTGGTGTTTTTGAAAAACTAATTGAATCTGTAACTAAACTTGTTGGTGCTACTAGTGGTGACACTGATGATATTGGCCATAATGCTGCTCCTGCTGCTGCACCAGCTAATAGAGATAATGTTGAAGCTTTTATCTCAGGAGTTAAAGAAATAATTAAGACTGCCACTGCCTCTGGTGTAAAGATTGAGGACAGTAAGGGTAAAGAAGGTAGTCCTGTAGAAAAAATTCTGATTCTCCAACTGCTATGCTTGGTGGCGTTACTGTAACTGCTGCTGGTACTGTTGCTAAGTTGGCTGGTGAAGTATCTCAAGCTGATCCGTGGGCAATGATTGATAAGATTAAAAATGCTACAACTAAAAATGATACTGCCTCAGCTGATAATGATAATGCTGAACATGGTGCTAATGCTGTTGGAAATAATGGTGCTACCGCAGCGAACAAGGCAGACTTTGCAGCAGCTGTTGCACTTAAGTCTATGATTAAGAATGGCAAATTGAATGCTAATGCTGGTGACATTAGTGCGGTTAAAGCTGTAGCAACAATTGCTGTAAATAAGGTTTTGGGAACACTTGATTTGATAATTAGAAAAACAGTAGAAAGCAAGCTAGAGGAAGCAAGAAAAGCAGTTAAGGAATAGGGAAAGATGAGGCACGTAATATATGAAAATTAGAATAAAAAGAATTTGTGCAACATTATTTATCTCTCTATTCCTTTCTTGTAATAATGGAATAGAAGAACTTGAGAAGAGAAATCACTTCTTATCTTCACTTGCTAATTTAGGTAATGACTTCTTGGATGTTTTCACTTCTTTTGGTGATATGGCTACTGATGCGTTTGGTATTAAAGCTGAGACTAAAAAAAGCGATATAGTAAATTATTTCACTGCTATTGCGACAACTATGAAAACAGTTAAAGAAAAACTAAATGTTATTATGGCTGAAAATGGTAATTATGAAAAGGTAAAAGGAAGGGTTAATGCATTTATTCAAACTATAGAAAAAATTGAGAAAGGAGCAATAGCAGCTGCTAGTGGCATTAAAGATGCTAATGGTAATTTAGGAGATATAGGAAAATCTTCTAATAGTAGTAAAGGAGGAGATGCAATTAGTGTTGGAAGCTTAGTTAAAAGAATAAAAACTATTGTGGAAGTGGTACTTAAAGAAGGTGATGGAGAAAAAGATATAACTGATCCTTTTGCTAAAGATAAGCAGAAAATAGGAAAATTATTTGGGGATAGTACTGGTAATGGAGCAGAAGAGAAACCTATAGCGGCGGGAGCATCTATGGGTGCAGTGAGTGGGGCTTATATGCTAAAAGCTATAGCTAAGTCTAGTGATAAAGTTGTTGATGTTAAAGTAAAGAGCAAATATATTACCCATTGTGATCATCGGTAAAAAAAATGTATTAATTATACCCACCTGTTTGAATAAACTATCCCCAACCCTAACATAAAAAGTGATGAGAGTCATCTTTGGGTTCGATATAAGAACATTAATTATTCCAAATAGTCTTGAATAAATCTTCTGAATAATACACCCTTAAATTTTTATTTAATCTACTAACGTTTGCTTTTTAAGCTTAAATACTCTTTTTATTAAATCGCCTTTTATTAAAATAAATGTACTATTTAATTTAAAATGTTATATAATAGTTAAATAAGGAGATTCTTATGGGATATGCACAACCTGTGATTACACAACAAATGGTTATAGCTGAACTGATTAAAGCTGGGATTAATAGAGACATTGCTGCTGACCTTTCTTTTAGATATTATCATAATGAGCTTACTTATAAAGATATTGAGTATCTTAAAGAGAATTTTGACATAAAATTAAAACATTTAGAAGATAAGCTTAGTAATATTAAAGATGATCTTGATAGCAAAATTGATACTGTTGAGAATAATCTAAATATAAAGATAGACATTGTTAGAAATGAATTAAAATCAGATATTGCGTTTATTAGCAATGAGATTTCTCTCGTTAGAAAAGATATGGAGATTAATAAGATAGAACTTAAAAAAGATATATCTAATTTAGAAAAGAATAATAAATGGATATTTAGTTTAACCTTTGCATTATGGTTAACAATACTTGGTGGTTTTATAGCCTTAATACTTAAATAATTTTCATTTAAGTAATTCCCTTATTTAATTGTTTATATATCAGTTGTTTTCTTATCCAAATCAATAAATCTTTTCGTTAAAGATCATTACAAAAACTTATTGCATTTTATTTAGTATCTGCAGGGTTAATATATCTATATTTTTGGTTTTTATTTATATTTAGCCTTTTTAAAGGAAAAGGGTTCACGTAATATATGAAAATAAATATTAAAAATATTAGAGTAAGAAGTATTTGTGCAACATTATTTATCTCTCTATTCCTTTCTTGTAATAATGGAATAGAAGACCTTCAAAAGGAAAAAGATTTCTTATCCTCACTTGCTAATTTAGGCAAGGGCTTCTTAGATGTTTTTGTATCATTTGGTGATATGGTTACAGATACATTGGATATTAAAGCAGATACTAAAAAGGAAGATATAGGTAAGTATTTTATTAATATTGAAAAAACTATGATATCAGTTAAAGAGAAGTTGCAAGCTGAAGTTGCTAAGAATGGTTATGAAAAGGTTAAAGCAGTTGTTGATAAGTTTATTATTGACGTATTAGACAAAATTGCAGAAGGCTCTAAAAAAGCAGCAATCGGAGTTGGAGATGCCGGTGTTATTAGTAATGCTTCTGAATCTAGTGGCCAGGAAGCTGAACCTGCACAAGCTGAAAGCGTTAACGCACTTGTTAAAGGAATTAAGACAATGGTTAGTGTGGTTTTGAAAGATGGTGAGGGTAGTGCAGAGGCTACTAAAACAACGCAGAATGAAAACAAGGAAATTGGCAAGTTGTTTGGTCAGAAATCTGCTGCTACTGAAACCGTAGCAGCAGCTAGTGCATCAGTAGGAGCAGTGAGTGGTGCTGATATATTGCGGGCCATTGCTAAGTCTGGTGATGTTTCTGGGACTCCTGTTATTACTTCAGCACAAGATGCAGCAAGTATTGCTGTTGCTCAAAAACAAAATACTCAGACTCTTAATGTAGCAAAGAAATATGCTGTTATTGCAGCAGGTATAGCATTAAGGGTAATGGCTAAAGGGGGTCAATTTGCTGCTAATAATGATAAGAAAGTTGTTCATGCAGTAAATGGCGCGGCAGCTAGTGCAGTAAGTAAAACATTAAGTACTCTAATAATTGCAATAAGAAATACTGTTGATAGTGGTTTAAAAAAGATAAATGATGCTCTTGCTACAGTTACACAAGAAGATCATTCCGTAGCAGTTATTAAAACAGCAGAAGCAACATCTAGTACACAGCAGTAAAAGATTATTAATAAAAAAAGTTAATGCTAAAGAATA of the Borrelia coriaceae genome contains:
- a CDS encoding DUF226 domain-containing protein, whose product is MDNILERLKKKKLEIKVKKDRPIFIKIESKNNRTIYHTKIMNDLYIFGIHRRQKNKFFISFRELFNQDKIKALNLFSIRYNDKFLGIFYGYRKPVQNVVKKYEENGILKMSTFSKVYYIEFRFKKGSVCCYIKGLARLLKKEKIDTKYYKSLVEKFTSLEKQVYEFYDKKLTDGSLIKKWIEKKLQ
- the bdr gene encoding Bdr family repetitive protein, with the protein product MGYAQPVITQQMVIAELIKAGINRDIAADLSFRYYHNELTYKDIEYLKENFDIKLKHLEDKLSNIKDDLDSKIDTVENNLNIKIDIVRNELKSDIAFISNEISLVRKDMEINKIELKKDISNLEKNNKWIFSLTFALWLTILGGFIALILK
- the bdr gene encoding Bdr family repetitive protein, translated to MVLAELIKAGINRDIADDLYYRYYKNELTYKDLELIKMELKSDIKDLGGR
- a CDS encoding ParA family protein, translating into MDRKKTTIITIASIKGGVGKSMISIVFSYLLKDMDKKILLIDLDPQNSLTSYFLKYIKNINDNNVYYLLKREQKVVFDKFLNRINDNMYIVPSHPILCKFEKENILYKELILEFYFDKNLSNYNFDYVIIDTPPSLSSLIYNALNVTDKVVVPIQTERWAVESFPILMDEIREVEMIRKKNIEVSIIENQFIKNRNTFKDIEKLLSIEYNNFIKGRVHFSNGIKVFINELREPNSQEIFYTEIKSALESIL
- a CDS encoding variable large family protein — protein: MKINIKNIRVRSICATLFISLFLSCNNGIEDLQKEKDFLSSLANLGKGFLDVFVSFGDMVTDTLDIKADTKKEDIGKYFINIEKTMISVKEKLQAEVAKNGYEKVKAVVDKFIIDVLDKIAEGSKKAAIGVGDAGVISNASESSGQEAEPAQAESVNALVKGIKTMVSVVLKDGEGSAEATKTTQNENKEIGKLFGQKSAATETVAAASASVGAVSGADILRAIAKSGDVSGTPVITSAQDAASIAVAQKQNTQTLNVAKKYAVIAAGIALRVMAKGGQFAANNDKKVVHAVNGAAASAVSKTLSTLIIAIRNTVDSGLKKINDALATVTQEDHSVAVIKTAEATSSTQQ
- a CDS encoding CRASP family complement regulator-acquiring lipoprotein, which codes for MITNFFKKFLFISLLTTLGATENENSTVLIEQNLTELENIQNDNENTQHNHSLNLNEELLLQNDDRKEIKFIEAQKIGENADLIFNIIETATNNYNKITKDNKKIEKSDQEGMKTAFDKIILDNNKPLSQNTNKIYREALYLSLDWDINTLKNFKEQLIFSIEKVKTTHLHTQMVKIGINIQIYSEIALYTVCCNSKTKNNLYNKKLTTEDLKNIKTQIDEIMTLRKQWQALINKNNYIGFFHNELLKEAKEVLNNIKTINTEIQTILKDKKS
- a CDS encoding variable large family protein, translated to MFGSFGNALGDALGLTVVKFGDNKSAVGKHLDKVKKGLENTKNKLKELSGKISETKNADTKGVEDAIKNSSGVFEKLIESVTKLVGATSGDTDDIGHNAAPAAAPANRDNVEAFISGVKEIIKTATASGVKIEDSKGKEGSPVEKILILQLLCLVALL
- a CDS encoding chromosome replication/partitioning protein encodes the protein MVGSRTKEIILNTRKSSIQYFENEELEYRSYKDQLRRIVIHDIDNKIKTMQILHQIRGKKLYLIDGYKKFEDFLSEFIISRSQAFLYLKIYKKVLDGSVSIEDIKQKGFKSVYRDVVNLATGSKSSKLSSIKPLKLQLKNQESYDFYKKNVKLTEFILDKLFSDEKKILKKLVNEFNSLKG
- a CDS encoding plasmid maintenance protein, which encodes MMETKKPTNKYQHKLIVLISTLNYMNFKFKKYTQSDILYYFNNNIKKNSQKPAKIKTLQNYLYKLEKIFKITINYYRHLGVNMGTEINYILKYPKKECYHIINKYFKEKKETRHKNRVNAYLKKNCIKNSSVKKEECYYNYYNNKKEEKNKTKYIEKLQIKKYARKCNFKSNTFFSILDLKLEKNATIEILKILKRTENLIQNDIYKKKDDIKIRKSKTINKRLELNRILSEIFIGLKNKGYDEKQLTVQIQNIYNHYKNKPHFIIENNKYDDLEKIIKKLKKSITNTESTKKKDEREVKNNVFSILLDQFKHKIDIQILKDYLNKQDKLEYNKLFNSHYYYELLSIINSNINYLKSGKFENITS
- a CDS encoding variable large family protein, which codes for MLGGVTVTAAGTVAKLAGEVSQADPWAMIDKIKNATTKNDTASADNDNAEHGANAVGNNGATAANKADFAAAVALKSMIKNGKLNANAGDISAVKAVATIAVNKVLGTLDLIIRKTVESKLEEARKAVKE